A single genomic interval of Streptomyces graminofaciens harbors:
- a CDS encoding family 43 glycosylhydrolase, with protein MRVHNHPGPRPGIRGGRGRPALAAALVAFLTVLGLVIASPAQALSGDTRMHDPSVIKVGSCYYGFSTGFENDSLNPSGSITLRKTCGGTAASGWTKVGNVWESTPAWITEKLGATPPNIWAPDIKYFNGKYHLYYAGSRWGTNYAVMGLATATNIEGPWTDQGMVTDVNYPIDPNVDWGPDGRLYISWGSWTGSGTYMHVLDQSTGKLSTTDHNLWRIAVDIENPTIILNGGYYYLFGSKGLCCSGTNSTYYTVVGRSTSITGPYLDQNGTDMASGGGTTVLTGAYPRVAAGGADAYDDGTSKYLAYHYYDGDNAGRETLDIRQVTFAGGWPVIAGPLGAANNHLLNRNSAKCADVWSLSTADGAAVNSGNCNSGANQQWVPTAVGSNYRLVNVNSGKCLQISGASTADGAVAVQSTCTGAAHQLWTRTAVIGGYVTFTNVNSGKCLQVAGASTANGAALDQATCASGANQQWMVV; from the coding sequence CCTCGGCCTGGTCATCGCCTCTCCCGCACAGGCGCTCAGCGGTGACACCCGTATGCATGACCCGAGCGTGATCAAGGTGGGAAGCTGCTACTACGGCTTCTCGACCGGGTTCGAGAACGACTCCCTCAACCCCAGCGGATCCATCACCCTCCGCAAGACGTGCGGCGGCACCGCGGCCTCCGGATGGACGAAGGTGGGGAACGTCTGGGAGTCGACCCCGGCCTGGATCACCGAGAAGCTCGGCGCGACCCCGCCGAACATCTGGGCCCCGGACATCAAGTACTTCAACGGCAAGTACCACCTGTACTACGCCGGTTCCCGCTGGGGCACGAACTACGCCGTGATGGGCCTCGCCACCGCCACGAACATCGAGGGCCCGTGGACCGACCAGGGCATGGTCACGGACGTCAACTACCCCATCGACCCCAACGTCGACTGGGGACCGGACGGCCGGCTGTACATCTCCTGGGGCTCCTGGACCGGCTCCGGCACCTACATGCACGTCCTGGACCAGTCCACCGGCAAGCTGTCCACCACCGACCACAACCTCTGGCGCATCGCCGTCGACATCGAGAACCCGACGATCATCCTCAACGGCGGCTACTACTACCTCTTCGGCTCCAAGGGCCTCTGCTGCAGCGGGACCAACAGCACCTACTACACCGTGGTCGGCCGGTCCACCAGCATCACGGGACCGTACCTCGACCAGAACGGCACCGACATGGCCTCCGGCGGAGGCACGACCGTCCTCACCGGTGCCTACCCGAGGGTGGCCGCCGGTGGCGCCGACGCCTACGACGACGGCACGTCCAAGTACCTCGCCTACCACTACTACGACGGCGACAACGCCGGGCGGGAGACGCTCGACATCCGTCAGGTGACCTTCGCGGGAGGCTGGCCCGTCATCGCCGGTCCGCTCGGGGCCGCGAACAACCATCTGCTGAACCGGAACAGCGCCAAGTGCGCAGACGTCTGGTCCCTGAGCACGGCGGACGGGGCGGCGGTGAACTCCGGCAACTGCAACTCCGGGGCCAACCAGCAGTGGGTGCCCACCGCCGTCGGCTCCAACTACCGGCTGGTCAACGTCAACAGCGGCAAATGCCTGCAGATCTCCGGCGCCTCCACCGCCGACGGCGCGGTGGCCGTCCAGTCCACGTGCACCGGGGCCGCGCACCAGCTGTGGACGAGGACGGCGGTGATCGGCGGCTACGTCACCTTCACCAACGTCAACAGCGGCAAGTGCCTCCAGGTCGCCGGGGCCTCCACCGCCAACGGGGCGGCCCTGGACCAGGCGACCTGCGCCTCCGGCGCGAACCAGCAGTGGATGGTCGTCTGA